The segment GACTGAATGTTTGAGGTCTGTCACGGAGAGCAGCACGCCCTCTTTTTTGAGGTCTTCGGCAATAGCGGCGCGCGCTTCGAAGCGGTCCATGCCGGCGTATTTTCCGGCGTTGTCGCACATGACGCCTTTGCCGTCTATCACCTGTATCTGTTCAAGCCCGTGCCTCTGCCCAACGAGGAAGTCGTTGGGGTCGTGGGCCGGCGTTATTTTGACGCAGCCTGTGCCGAATTCTGGGTCGACCATGTTGTCCTCAACGACGGGGATGACGCGCCCAACGAGCGGGACTACGACCTTTTTGCCGACGAGATGGCGGTTCTTTTCGTCGCGAGGATGTATCGCAATGGCAGTGTCTCCGAGGATAGTCTCAGGGCGCGTCGTCATCACGATTACGCCGCCCTCTTCGCCGTCCGCGAATTTATAGGAGACCTCGTAGAACTTGCCGTCGTTTTCTTCATGCTCGACCTCTAGGTCGGAGAGGGCCGTCTGACAGCGCGGGCACCAGTTTATGAGGTATTTTCCGCGGTAGATGAGGCCTTTTTTATAAAGTTCGACGAATATCTTGCGCACAGCGCGTGAGAGTCCTTCGTCCATCGTGAAACGTTCGCGGTCCCAGTCGCAGGAGGCGCCCAGTTTTTTCAACTGGCCTATTATGGTGCTGCCGTATTCCTGCTTCCACTCCCAAACTTTTTTCACGAATTCCTCGCGGCCCAGGTCGTGGCGCGAGACGCCCTCCGAAGCAAGCGAGCGCTCGACGACGTTCTGCGTGGCAATGCCTGCGTGGTCCGTTCCGGGAAGCCACAGCACCTCATAGCCCTGCATACGCTTTGTGCGGCACAGTATATCCTGCAGCGTGTTGTCGAGGGCGTGTCCTACGTGGAGTTTGCCTGTTACGTTTGGCGGGGGTATGACGATTGAAAAAGGCGGCTTCGGCGACGAGGCGTCGGCCTTAAAAAGCCCCTCGTCTATCCAGCGGGCGTACCATTTGTCTTCGATAGGCACGGGATCATAACTCTTGCCTAACTGTGTTTTCTCGGAATCCATCCGTGTTTCCTCCTCAATGACCTGGCCGGGTGGCCCAGGCCGTATCTATTCCCATCCCGACAGCCCGGCCGTTCCGGTACCTCGGGTATGCAGGTCTTATCTGTTTTTCTTTGCGTCCTGAGCGTCTAGCTTTCTTATTTCGGTTAGGCACTGTTCAATGCCGTCTCTAAGCTTCGACATCTCATCGTTGTTTGCGCCGGATGTTAAAAACGGCGGCAGCATTGAATCGAGTCCCTCGCGCATTATCGCATTATACTGCCCTTTGCGTTTTCCGGCAGTTATTTTGTCTCCTTTTGTGAAGACGACGAGGCGCGGCATCTCCATACTGTCGAGCCAGTTGATCAGCTCAATGTCGTTCGCAAGCGGGCCGTGACGGAAGTCGATGAGATGCACGACGTATGATATGGGGCGGTCCTCGTTGAAGTAATCCTCAATGAGCCGCCACCAGACCTTGCGTTCGTCCTTGCCGCGAGCCGCGTATCCGTATCCGGGAATATCTACGAGCGAGAATTTGTTAGGCTCCGCCTCTACATTGTAGAAGTTGATGCTGCGCGTCTTGCCGGGCTTTGAGCTTACCTTTGCGATTTTTTTGCCGAGCAGCGCGTTGACCAGCGTAGACTTTCCAACGTTCGAGCGTCCCAGAAAGACTATCTCGTCATAGTTGGGCGGAGGGAGCTGCTGTTTGTTGAAGGCCGTGCAAAATAGATCTGATTTCCATACGGACATGGTTTATTCCTCCGCTCTTAAGGCGAGTTTGAATACCTCTTCGACATTTGATACGAAATGGAGCGTCATTCCCGAAAGCACCCACGGGCTGAGCTCCGACGCGTCCGATTTGTTGTCTTCGGGCAGTATTATTTGTGTTATTCCAAGGCGTTTTGCGGCAAGTATCTTTTCTCTGAGGCCGCCTATCGGCAGTACGCTGCCGCGAAGCGTAAGCTCTCCGGTCATCGCGTATTCTGATGCGATGGCGCGCCCAGTAAGCGACGAGCAGAGCGAAAGCGCAAGCGTTATGCCGGCGGACGGCCCGTCCTTAGGCACCGCGCCGGCCGGTACGTGGATGTGTATGTCTTTTTTGTTCCAATCAAAGCCGTTCAGACCGTGCTTCTCCGCGTTCGAGCGGAGATAGGCGAGCGCCGTGGTTGCCGATTCCTGCATGATGTCTCCGAGGTTGCCTGTGTAGGTGACTTTGCCTGTCCCGTCCATTACGGCGGACTCTATCAGTATGACGTCGCCGCCCGCCTCTGTCCAGGCAAGTCCTATAGCGGTTCCCGCGCTTCCGTCTTTTGGAAGGTGGGTTCCGTGGAGCATCTCCGCGCCAAGTATCTTATGAAGGCGATCTTTCGTGAGTGCGGCGCGTTTTTTCGGCGTTTCTGGCGTTTGGGCCGAAAGCTCAGCCACTATTTTGCGCGCCACCTTTGATATCTGTCTGTCAAGCGAACGCACTCCGGCCTCCATCGTATAGGAGCCGATTATCTCTTTGAGCACGGTTTCCGATATTGAAAGTTCACGCGCGCCTAGTCCGTGTTCCTTCATTATTCTCGGTATCAGGTGTTTCTGGGCTATCTTGATTTTTTCTTCTAGCACGTAGCCGGAAAGCGGGATTATTTCCATTCTGTCAAGCAGCGGCCGTGGAATGCTTGAGGTGCTGTTGGCGGTGGTGATGAATATGACGCGGCTCAAATCAAACGGAGCTTCTAGGAAGTTGTCTGTGAAGTTCCAGTTCTGCTCAGGGTCGAGCACTTCAAGCAGCGCGGAAGACGGGTCTCCGCGGAAATCGGAGCCTAGTTTGTCTATCTCGTCCATTAGAATGAGCGGGTTGTTGACGCCGCACTGTTTTATCTTCTGGATTATGCGTCCGGGCAGAGCGCCGACGTAGGTGCGCCTGTGGCCGCGAATCTCGGCTTCGTCGTGCATTCCGCCGAGCGAGATGTTTATGAAATTTCTGCCCATCGCGCGCGCGATGGATTTGCCAAGAGAGGTCTTCCCTACTCCCGGAGGTCCTACGAAGCATATTACCTGTGCCCGCATCTCTTTGCCGGCGCGTTTTTTGACGGCCAGATATTCCAGTATGCGTTTTTTTACATCTTCGAGGCCGTGATGGTCCTCTTCCAGCACCTTTTTTGCGTTGACGAGGTCGAGGTTGTCCTTTGTGGACTTGTTCCACGGCAGGTCTATCAGGTTTTCGATATAATTGCGCGCGACGGCCGCCTCCGGTGAAAACGGCGGCAGCTTCACGAAGCGCGATATCTCCTTGTTAACCTTTTGCAGCACCGCCTCCGGCATTTCGGCGGCGCAGGCCGAGGCGCGAAGCTCCTCCGACTCTGTTTCGGGACTTTCTTCGCCAAGGTCCTCGCTTATCACCTTCAGCTGTTCGCGCAGGTAATAATTATGCTGGTCTTTGTCAATTTCCGAACGAACCTTTTCTTCTATGTCGCGTTCAAGCGCAAGCAGGCTGTTTTCATCGACGAGCATCTTAAGAAGCAGAGCAAGCCGGTCTGACGTGTCGGGCGTCTCAAGTATTTTCTGCTTGTCTGTTATGTCGAGGTTGCAGTGAGAGGCTACGATGTCGCAGAGAACGTCAGGGTTGTCTATATCTTGCACGGAGCGTGCGATCTCATCCGGCATCTTTGGGTCAAGATGTACGTTTGTCTCAAATTCGCGCAGCAGCGTCCTCATATACGCGCGTGTCTTCTGCGAGGGATCGCATTCCACCGTTTCGATGGTCTTAACATGGGCCAGCATAAAGGGTTCCGCCGTGGAGAACCTTTCGGCCTCCGCCCTGCATCCGCCCTCGACTACGACTTTAAGCGAGCCGTCGGGCAGTCTGACGTTTTGAAGTATCTTGCAAAGAGTACCTTTTGTATAGAGCGACTCAGGCTTCACCGTATCCTGATAAGGTTTTTTCTCCGCAGTGATGAAGACGATGCGGTCGTGTTCGCCGGCCTCTTCAACGGCGCGCATTGACTTTGGACGGCTAATGAAAAGCGGCGAGACGACGCCCGGAAAGACTATCAGTTCCCTTACCGGGATCACCGGGTAGAGGTCTGGCTTATTCTTCTGCGTCATTGCCTTCGCTGTCCGTTTCTGTCTGCGGTTTCTCCGTGCCTTCGACCGCCGCCTTTGTCACGGTGAGCGAGGCTGTCTTTGTGTTTCTGTTTGGTATCTCAAACTGCAGGTCGAGCATCAGGCTTTCAAGGACCGTGCGCAGTCCGCGCGCGCCTGTGTTGAGCTGGGCGGCTTTCTCGGCTATCGTCTCCGCAGCGTCATCTGTGAAATTAAGTTTGATGCCCTCCAGCGAGAAGAGCTTTATATATTGTTTAAGGGGCGCGTTTTTCGGTTCCTTGAGTATTTGCACGAGCGCCTCAGTCGTCAGCGACTCAAGCGCCACCAGCACCGGCAGTCTTCCGATGAACTCAGGGATGAAGCCGTAAGTGCGCAGGTCGTCAGGCTGTAATTTTTTCAAAAGCTCTGAGCCGTTGTGCTTTGTCGCGTTTGAGGTGATCTCGCCGCCGAAACCGAGCTGCTTTTCGTTGGTACGCTGGGAGATTATCTTTTCGAGCCCGTCAAAAGCGCCTCCGCAGATGAAGAGGATGTTGCTGGTGTTGATGGGGATCATCTCCTGGCTCGGATGCTTGCGCCCGCCCTTTGGAGGAATGTTCGCCACGGTGCCCTCTATTATCTTAAGCAGCGCCTGCTGTACCCCTTCTCCAGAAACGTCTCTCGTTATGGAGGTGGATTCTGATTTACGCGCTATTTTATCGATTTCGTCGATATATATTATCCCGCGCTCCGCCGACTGTATGTCAAAATCAGCCGCCTGGAGCAGCCTCAGCAGTATATTTTCGACGTCTTCGCCTACGTAGCCGGCCTCTGTCAGCGTAGTCGCGTCCGTCATGGCAAACGGCACGTGCAGCATTTTCGCAAGCGTCTGTGCGAGCAGCGTCTTGCCGCTACCTGTCGGGCCAACGAGCAGTACGTTGCTTTTTGGAAGTTCAACGTCGTCGTCGTCCATCGCCGGGTTCAATATCCTCTTGTAGTGGTTGTAGACCGCCACGGAGAGGACCTTTTTCGCCTGCTGCTGCCCTATGACGTATTGGTTGAGGAAATCTCTGATTTCGACCGGTTTGGGCAGTTCATCAATTGACGGTAGCGAGGTATAGTCGGGTTTTGCCTCCGCGCGCGGCGTTTCTAGCTCAACGTCGTCGCTCAGGTGCTCGCCCTTTAGAAGGATATTTCCAAGGTGCAGGCAGTCGGAGCATATAAAGACGTTGGACTGCTGGCCGGAGAAAAGCCTGGCAGTATCGCTCTGCGGCTTTCCGCAGAAGGAGCAGCGATTGACCTTGTTTTTGTTGTTATATTTATTTCCGTTATCATACATTGGGACAGACACCTCGCGGCAGACAGGGGGAACCTTAATGATTCGCTGACCATAAGCGCCCGAATGGTTTATTCAGGCGCCCATGATCAGCGCTGTCAGGAATTCTCGGAACCCCTCATCAAATTTAACGTTTTTCTATTATCTTATCGACGATTCCGTATTTCAGCGCTTCTTCCGCGGACATGTAAAAATCTCTGTCCGTATCGGCCTCTATCCTCTCGATCGGCTGTTTCGTATGGGAGGCCAGTATCTGATTGAGTTTGGCGCGGGTCTTTAATATCTCTCGCGCGTGTATCTCTATGTCAGAGGCCTGTCCCTCCATGCCGCCGAGCGGCTGGTGGATCATTACCTTCGCGTTTGGGAGCGCGATCCTCTTGCCGGCGCATCCCGCCGTAAGGAGCACGGCTCCCATGCTCGCCGCCATCCCGAGGCAGATGGTGGAAATATCCGGCTTTATATACTGCATCGTGTCGTAAATCGCCATACCTGCGGAAACCGAACCGCCCGGGCTGTTTATGTACAGCGATATATCCTTGTCAGGGTCTTCGCTTTCGAGAAAGAGAAGCTGTGCTACGACGAGGTTTGCGACGTCGTCGTTTATCTGCGTGCCAAGGAATATTATTCTGTCTTTAAGGAGGCGGCTGTATATGTCATAGGCGCGCTCACCCCTGCCAGACTGCTCTATAACCGTTGGAACATAATACGGCATTTTTAACGCTCCTCCTTTTTTGCAACTTATAATTATATTTTGCAGGCTGAACTATTCAGCCTCTTTTGCCTCCGGCTCTGTCGGAAGGTCGATGCGCTCAGGGTGGACCTCTTTGACCTTCACGGCCGCCGCTACAAAGTCTGTAGCTTTGCGGGTGCGGATCTTGTCGGCCATCTCAAAGAGCCTGTCCTTGTCGCCGTAGACGTAGTCAAGCAGTTTTTTCGGGTCGATGCCGCTCATGTGGGCCATCTGGATGATCTCGTCCGTAAGCTCTTCGCGCGTCCACTCAATGTTGTTTTCTTCGGCTATCGCGTCGAGGA is part of the Cloacibacillus sp. genome and harbors:
- the yihA gene encoding ribosome biogenesis GTP-binding protein YihA/YsxC yields the protein MSVWKSDLFCTAFNKQQLPPPNYDEIVFLGRSNVGKSTLVNALLGKKIAKVSSKPGKTRSINFYNVEAEPNKFSLVDIPGYGYAARGKDERKVWWRLIEDYFNEDRPISYVVHLIDFRHGPLANDIELINWLDSMEMPRLVVFTKGDKITAGKRKGQYNAIMREGLDSMLPPFLTSGANNDEMSKLRDGIEQCLTEIRKLDAQDAKKNR
- the lon gene encoding endopeptidase La codes for the protein MTQKNKPDLYPVIPVRELIVFPGVVSPLFISRPKSMRAVEEAGEHDRIVFITAEKKPYQDTVKPESLYTKGTLCKILQNVRLPDGSLKVVVEGGCRAEAERFSTAEPFMLAHVKTIETVECDPSQKTRAYMRTLLREFETNVHLDPKMPDEIARSVQDIDNPDVLCDIVASHCNLDITDKQKILETPDTSDRLALLLKMLVDENSLLALERDIEEKVRSEIDKDQHNYYLREQLKVISEDLGEESPETESEELRASACAAEMPEAVLQKVNKEISRFVKLPPFSPEAAVARNYIENLIDLPWNKSTKDNLDLVNAKKVLEEDHHGLEDVKKRILEYLAVKKRAGKEMRAQVICFVGPPGVGKTSLGKSIARAMGRNFINISLGGMHDEAEIRGHRRTYVGALPGRIIQKIKQCGVNNPLILMDEIDKLGSDFRGDPSSALLEVLDPEQNWNFTDNFLEAPFDLSRVIFITTANSTSSIPRPLLDRMEIIPLSGYVLEEKIKIAQKHLIPRIMKEHGLGARELSISETVLKEIIGSYTMEAGVRSLDRQISKVARKIVAELSAQTPETPKKRAALTKDRLHKILGAEMLHGTHLPKDGSAGTAIGLAWTEAGGDVILIESAVMDGTGKVTYTGNLGDIMQESATTALAYLRSNAEKHGLNGFDWNKKDIHIHVPAGAVPKDGPSAGITLALSLCSSLTGRAIASEYAMTGELTLRGSVLPIGGLREKILAAKRLGITQIILPEDNKSDASELSPWVLSGMTLHFVSNVEEVFKLALRAEE
- the clpX gene encoding ATP-dependent Clp protease ATP-binding subunit ClpX; translation: MYDNGNKYNNKNKVNRCSFCGKPQSDTARLFSGQQSNVFICSDCLHLGNILLKGEHLSDDVELETPRAEAKPDYTSLPSIDELPKPVEIRDFLNQYVIGQQQAKKVLSVAVYNHYKRILNPAMDDDDVELPKSNVLLVGPTGSGKTLLAQTLAKMLHVPFAMTDATTLTEAGYVGEDVENILLRLLQAADFDIQSAERGIIYIDEIDKIARKSESTSITRDVSGEGVQQALLKIIEGTVANIPPKGGRKHPSQEMIPINTSNILFICGGAFDGLEKIISQRTNEKQLGFGGEITSNATKHNGSELLKKLQPDDLRTYGFIPEFIGRLPVLVALESLTTEALVQILKEPKNAPLKQYIKLFSLEGIKLNFTDDAAETIAEKAAQLNTGARGLRTVLESLMLDLQFEIPNRNTKTASLTVTKAAVEGTEKPQTETDSEGNDAEE
- the clpP gene encoding ATP-dependent Clp endopeptidase proteolytic subunit ClpP, producing MPYYVPTVIEQSGRGERAYDIYSRLLKDRIIFLGTQINDDVANLVVAQLLFLESEDPDKDISLYINSPGGSVSAGMAIYDTMQYIKPDISTICLGMAASMGAVLLTAGCAGKRIALPNAKVMIHQPLGGMEGQASDIEIHAREILKTRAKLNQILASHTKQPIERIEADTDRDFYMSAEEALKYGIVDKIIEKR